A portion of the Clostridium gelidum genome contains these proteins:
- a CDS encoding phosphoribosyltransferase: MFVDRKDAGEKLSMVLERFKDENPIVLAIPRGGIVTAYETIKKFQLQWDLIITRKIGLPHNKEIAIGAISLDGTYLLNEEYIDMLNISQEYIKKEIFDQTEEIKRRLNKYKRNENFPHVRDKTVILIDDGIATGFTIKVAIMSIKKHNAKKIILAVPVAPQETISLLEKIVDEVICLFIPDIFYAVGSYYKSFEQTMDEEVFNIVRELDNV; the protein is encoded by the coding sequence ATGTTTGTAGATAGAAAAGATGCAGGAGAAAAACTTTCTATGGTACTTGAGAGATTTAAAGATGAAAATCCCATTGTTCTTGCTATACCAAGAGGTGGAATAGTAACAGCTTATGAAACTATTAAAAAATTTCAATTGCAGTGGGATTTAATTATTACAAGAAAAATAGGGTTACCACATAATAAAGAAATTGCCATTGGTGCTATATCTTTAGATGGAACATATCTTTTAAATGAAGAATATATAGATATGCTAAATATATCTCAAGAGTATATAAAAAAAGAAATATTTGATCAAACAGAGGAAATTAAAAGAAGATTAAATAAATATAAACGAAATGAAAATTTTCCACATGTAAGAGATAAAACAGTAATACTTATTGATGATGGAATTGCAACTGGTTTTACAATAAAAGTTGCTATAATGTCAATTAAAAAACATAATGCAAAAAAAATTATCTTAGCTGTACCAGTAGCTCCACAGGAGACGATTTCTCTATTAGAGAAAATTGTAGATGAAGTCATATGTCTGTTTATACCTGATATATTTTATGCTGTTGGTTCATATTATAAAAGCTTTGAACAAACTATGGATGAGGAAGTCTTTAATATAGTACGTGAATTAGATAATGTATGA
- a CDS encoding zinc dependent phospholipase C family protein, translating into MKVLEKSYSYVFKRILKTINPVKKRIMKAECIVHKFINTQSLIVLKNDGHMEAYKLMKTYISDINDGVVWADQDLKSSNHFYNPHKNKGLYGSSDAKKECISYYTRALNEYSHGNIKDSMFYLGAACHLIQDLTVPQHANVHLLNDHKSYENWVIRTHRYYDEFKIEEGGIYFNSLKHYIDFNSEEAINIYRKHSNVEDRQVRFYIITSKVLTMAQATTAGLMFKFYKDIHI; encoded by the coding sequence ATGAAAGTTTTAGAAAAATCATATTCATATGTATTTAAAAGAATATTGAAAACTATAAATCCTGTAAAGAAAAGAATAATGAAAGCTGAGTGTATAGTTCATAAATTTATAAATACGCAGTCTTTAATAGTATTAAAAAATGATGGACATATGGAAGCTTATAAACTTATGAAAACATATATAAGTGATATTAATGATGGAGTAGTTTGGGCTGATCAAGATTTAAAAAGCAGTAATCATTTTTATAATCCACATAAGAACAAGGGATTATACGGTAGTAGTGATGCAAAAAAAGAATGCATATCTTACTATACTAGAGCATTAAATGAATATTCCCATGGTAACATTAAAGATTCAATGTTCTATTTAGGTGCTGCTTGTCATTTAATTCAAGACTTGACAGTTCCTCAACATGCTAATGTTCACTTATTAAATGATCATAAAAGTTATGAGAACTGGGTAATTAGAACCCATAGGTATTATGATGAGTTTAAAATCGAAGAAGGGGGAATATATTTTAATTCTTTAAAACATTATATTGATTTTAATAGCGAAGAAGCCATAAATATATACAGAAAGCATTCCAATGTGGAAGATAGGCAAGTTAGGTTTTACATAATTACTTCAAAGGTTTTAACAATGGCTCAAGCTACTACCGCAGGTTTGATGTTTAAGTTCTATAAAGATATACACATATAA
- the polC gene encoding DNA polymerase III subunit alpha — protein MKKINEAFSDFRSGRNINIAVIESVILRKRTKVLEMEISSDNYIEIGEIESFNNFIMEKFGLNDSKIIVKYSEKVNIRPVEEELRNIVYSLAKKYPALKAAVNNSEYEVLGNIINFNFKIPVAGFLKTMEYDKKINKVLKHMYDKQYNINFIDKLGNEEIAKMVEDKRASEMMFIKNEIKISSGNNTPTFEEPEKAEEKKQETNSEGNWKKANPFLIVGRNSNIKEPIVKIIDITPNEGRVAIQGEISNIEAKELRSGKTLVSFDLYDGTNSMTCKVFCKPGEDGEVLSKLKKAKGVKLAGNAGHSNFSQEVELIANTVVEIGGMKKFKRKDMSEVKRVELHMHTQMSQMDAMSSAKDLIKRAMSWGMKSIAITDHGVVQSFPEAHKLLGRDNPDMKIIYGVEAYLAPDKKPSVTNIKGQSIDTTYCVLDLETTGFSPVTEKITEIGVMKIKDGKVIDKFSTFVNPQKSIPSRVVEITKITDDMVRDAETIDKVFPKMLKFIDGTVLVAHNAEFDIGFLKHNARVLGYDFDFTYLDTLSLAQEIFPDFKTYKLGRVAKNLGIKVEVAHRALDDVDTTVKVFNIMLEELRLRGAETLQDIEIYASDEESKKQAYKKVKTYHAIILAKDYVGLKNLYKLVSYSHLDYFYKKPRILKSMFEKYSEGLIIGSACSEGELFQSILLGKSEEEVESIAKYYDYLEIQPLANNDYLVRKEQVPNKEYLKEINKKIVSLAERFNKPIVGTGDVHFLDPEDEIYRRILEAGQGFKDADDQAPLYLRTTEEMLDEFAYLGKEKAYEVVVTNTNKIADMCQQISPISSEKCPPHIDGCEQTIKDIAYEKAHELYGDPLPEIVQARLDKELESIIKNGFSVMYIIAQKLVWKSNEDGYLVGSRGSVGSSFVANMTGITEVNALPPHYRCHKCKYSDFADYGILNGFDLPDKVCPVCGEKLVKDGIDIPFETFLGFNGDKEPDIDLNFSGEYQAKAHKYTEVIFGKGTTFKAGTIGTIAEKTAFGYVKKYYDEKNIIINKAETIRISGGCTGIKRTSGQHPGGIIVVPKGREIFEFCPVQHPADDSNSDIITTHFDYHSIDQNLLKLDILGHDDPTVIRMLQDITGIDPKDILMDDKDTMSIFSSTEALGVTPSQINSKVGTFGIPEFGTKFVRGMLVDANPKKFSDLIFISGLSHGTDVWVGNAKDLIDAGVVTLSEAICTRDDIMIYLIKKGLPPNSAFKIMELVRKGQALKNPEKWAEYEALMREHDVPEWYIDSCKKIKYMFPKAHAAAYVMMAFRIAWFKVHIPKAYYATYFSIRAKAFDSEFMIFGKEKVKEKMKEIEALGYDAAPKDKDMYDDLEIVLEMYERGFKFLPIDLYKSNATKFQVDEDGIRPSLNSISGMGNVAAEGISNASKEKIFNSIEDVRKRSKIGNAAIELLRKFDCLNGLPESDQMSFFDGV, from the coding sequence ATGAAAAAAATAAATGAAGCTTTCAGTGATTTTAGATCAGGTAGAAATATAAATATTGCAGTTATAGAATCCGTAATTTTACGTAAAAGAACTAAAGTCTTAGAAATGGAAATTAGTTCAGATAACTATATTGAAATAGGGGAAATTGAGAGTTTTAACAATTTTATTATGGAGAAATTTGGATTAAATGATTCTAAAATTATTGTGAAGTATAGTGAGAAAGTCAATATAAGGCCAGTAGAAGAGGAATTGAGAAATATTGTATATTCATTGGCAAAAAAATATCCTGCCTTAAAGGCAGCTGTGAATAATAGTGAATACGAAGTTTTAGGGAATATCATTAATTTCAATTTTAAAATTCCGGTAGCAGGTTTCTTAAAAACCATGGAATATGATAAAAAAATCAATAAAGTTCTAAAACATATGTATGATAAACAATATAATATAAATTTTATTGATAAATTAGGCAATGAAGAAATAGCAAAGATGGTAGAAGATAAACGTGCAAGTGAAATGATGTTTATTAAAAATGAAATTAAAATATCATCAGGCAACAATACTCCTACTTTTGAGGAGCCTGAGAAAGCTGAAGAAAAGAAACAAGAAACAAATTCAGAAGGTAATTGGAAAAAAGCAAATCCATTCTTGATTGTAGGCAGAAATTCTAATATTAAGGAACCAATAGTGAAAATTATTGATATCACACCCAATGAAGGCAGAGTAGCTATACAGGGAGAAATATCTAATATAGAAGCAAAGGAATTAAGAAGTGGAAAAACATTAGTTTCTTTTGATTTATATGATGGAACAAATTCCATGACCTGTAAGGTGTTTTGCAAGCCTGGTGAGGATGGTGAAGTATTATCTAAGCTTAAAAAGGCTAAGGGCGTTAAGCTTGCTGGAAATGCAGGGCATAGCAATTTTTCTCAAGAAGTTGAGCTTATTGCAAATACTGTAGTTGAAATAGGGGGCATGAAGAAGTTTAAGAGGAAGGATATGTCAGAGGTGAAGAGAGTAGAACTTCACATGCATACACAAATGAGCCAGATGGATGCCATGAGCAGTGCTAAAGATTTAATTAAAAGGGCCATGAGCTGGGGCATGAAATCCATTGCCATAACTGATCATGGAGTGGTTCAGTCATTTCCTGAAGCACATAAGCTACTCGGAAGAGATAATCCAGATATGAAAATTATATATGGAGTGGAAGCTTATTTGGCACCAGATAAAAAGCCATCTGTAACAAATATCAAGGGACAGAGCATTGATACTACATATTGTGTTCTTGATTTGGAAACTACAGGATTTTCTCCAGTAACAGAGAAAATTACTGAAATAGGAGTAATGAAAATCAAGGATGGAAAGGTAATTGATAAATTTAGCACATTTGTAAATCCGCAAAAGTCAATTCCTTCAAGGGTTGTCGAGATTACCAAGATAACGGATGATATGGTAAGAGATGCAGAAACCATAGATAAGGTATTTCCTAAAATGCTTAAGTTTATTGATGGAACTGTTTTAGTTGCTCATAATGCAGAATTTGATATTGGCTTCTTAAAGCATAATGCAAGGGTCTTAGGCTATGATTTTGATTTTACATACTTAGATACATTATCATTAGCACAAGAAATATTCCCTGATTTTAAAACCTATAAATTAGGAAGAGTTGCTAAAAACCTTGGAATAAAGGTAGAGGTTGCTCATAGAGCCTTAGATGACGTTGATACCACTGTCAAGGTGTTTAACATAATGCTTGAAGAGCTAAGATTACGAGGAGCAGAAACTCTTCAAGATATAGAAATTTATGCTTCTGATGAAGAATCTAAGAAACAAGCGTATAAAAAAGTTAAAACCTATCATGCAATAATACTAGCAAAGGATTATGTGGGCTTAAAGAATTTGTATAAGCTTGTATCATATTCTCATTTAGATTATTTTTATAAAAAGCCACGTATATTAAAGAGTATGTTTGAAAAATATTCCGAAGGATTAATAATTGGTAGTGCCTGCAGTGAAGGCGAATTGTTTCAATCAATACTACTGGGAAAATCTGAAGAGGAAGTAGAATCAATTGCAAAGTATTATGATTATTTGGAAATTCAGCCTCTAGCCAATAATGATTATTTAGTAAGGAAAGAGCAGGTACCAAATAAAGAATACCTAAAGGAAATAAACAAAAAAATAGTTTCCCTAGCAGAAAGATTTAATAAACCTATAGTGGGAACAGGAGACGTTCACTTCTTGGATCCTGAGGATGAGATATATAGGCGTATATTAGAAGCTGGGCAGGGCTTTAAGGACGCAGATGATCAAGCTCCATTATATTTAAGAACTACTGAGGAGATGCTTGATGAATTTGCATATTTAGGAAAAGAAAAGGCTTATGAGGTTGTTGTTACAAACACCAATAAGATAGCAGATATGTGTCAGCAGATTAGCCCTATTTCATCAGAAAAATGTCCGCCACACATAGATGGCTGTGAACAGACCATTAAAGATATTGCATATGAGAAGGCACATGAGCTATATGGAGATCCACTGCCAGAAATCGTTCAGGCTAGATTAGATAAAGAGTTGGAATCCATTATAAAAAATGGATTCTCTGTAATGTATATTATTGCTCAAAAGCTAGTATGGAAATCAAATGAAGATGGCTATCTGGTAGGTTCTAGAGGATCTGTTGGTTCGTCTTTTGTAGCAAACATGACTGGTATAACAGAAGTAAATGCACTACCACCGCACTATAGATGCCATAAATGTAAGTATTCTGACTTTGCGGATTACGGCATTCTAAATGGCTTCGATTTACCTGATAAAGTGTGCCCTGTTTGTGGAGAAAAACTAGTTAAGGATGGCATAGATATACCATTTGAAACTTTTTTGGGATTTAATGGAGATAAAGAGCCGGATATAGATTTAAATTTTTCAGGAGAATATCAAGCAAAAGCCCATAAATATACAGAAGTTATCTTTGGTAAGGGCACAACTTTTAAGGCTGGAACTATAGGTACTATAGCAGAAAAAACAGCTTTTGGGTATGTGAAAAAATATTATGATGAAAAAAATATAATAATAAATAAGGCAGAAACAATAAGAATCTCAGGAGGCTGCACAGGTATAAAAAGAACTTCAGGTCAGCATCCAGGAGGAATTATAGTTGTGCCAAAGGGGCGTGAAATATTTGAATTTTGCCCTGTACAGCATCCAGCAGATGATTCTAATTCAGATATTATAACAACGCATTTTGACTATCACTCCATTGATCAGAATTTATTGAAGCTGGATATATTAGGACATGATGATCCTACAGTTATAAGAATGCTTCAGGATATAACTGGGATTGACCCAAAGGATATACTTATGGATGATAAGGACACTATGTCTATATTCTCATCCACTGAAGCTTTAGGAGTAACACCAAGCCAGATAAATTCTAAGGTAGGAACCTTTGGAATTCCTGAATTTGGTACAAAGTTTGTAAGAGGAATGCTTGTGGATGCAAATCCTAAAAAGTTCTCAGATTTAATATTTATATCTGGACTTTCCCATGGTACTGATGTATGGGTTGGAAATGCTAAGGATTTAATTGATGCAGGAGTAGTAACTTTAAGTGAGGCAATATGTACAAGAGATGATATTATGATTTATCTTATTAAAAAAGGATTGCCACCCAATAGTGCCTTTAAGATAATGGAGTTGGTACGTAAGGGGCAAGCATTGAAGAATCCAGAAAAATGGGCGGAATATGAAGCGTTAATGAGGGAACACGATGTACCGGAATGGTATATAGATTCTTGTAAAAAGATAAAATACATGTTCCCTAAGGCTCATGCTGCAGCCTACGTAATGATGGCCTTCAGAATAGCCTGGTTTAAGGTGCACATACCTAAGGCTTATTACGCAACGTACTTTAGCATTAGAGCAAAGGCTTTCGATTCGGAATTTATGATATTCGGAAAAGAAAAGGTTAAGGAAAAGATGAAGGAAATTGAGGCTTTGGGCTATGATGCAGCTCCTAAAGATAAGGATATGTACGATGATTTGGAGATAGTTCTGGAAATGTATGAGAGGGGATTTAAATTTCTGCCAATTGATTTATACAAATCCAATGCCACAAAATTCCAGGTTGATGAGGATGGTATAAGACCATCTCTAAACAGTATATCAGGCATGGGAAATGTTGCTGCAGAAGGTATATCTAATGCTTCAAAAGAAAAGATATTTAACTCTATAGAAGATGTAAGGAAGCGTTCTAAGATTGGAAATGCTGCTATAGAGTTACTTAGAAAATTTGACTGCTTGAATGGACTTCCTGAAAGTGATCAAATGAGTTTTTTTGACGGAGTGTAA
- a CDS encoding aspartate ammonia-lyase has product MDYRLEQDLLGEINIDNSTYSGINTARALENFDLNSKTVNLNLVKEIALIKKAAAMTNKNLKLLAPEKADAIIKSSEEIIEGKFDHEFKISAFQGGAGTSTNMNVNEVIANRSIEMLGGTKGDYNLVHPLNHVNMSQSTNDVYPSALRIAAIRLIRKLSNSLSSLQEALQMKENEFSDIIKLGRTQLMDALPMTAGQSFGAYSKAIERDRWRIYKVEERLRQINLGGTAIGTGLNATNKYVFMITDIIQELTGLGIARSDYPMDITQNCDIYVETSGLLKSCSVNLIKISNDLRLLGSGPRGGIGEFILPNMQAGSTIMPGKINPVIPEMVAQVSLRVIANDSAITMASSMGQLELNAFTPLIAESLLESLELLDRSVMIFKEKCIIGLKVNKDRCYENLEKSLVSVTALVPHLGYDKASSISKKALANGKTIREILLEEQILPEEIIDKILSPAELIRTHIPGK; this is encoded by the coding sequence TTGGATTATAGATTAGAACAAGATTTATTAGGTGAAATAAATATAGATAACTCTACATACAGCGGAATAAATACAGCTAGGGCCTTGGAAAACTTTGATTTAAACAGCAAGACTGTTAATTTGAATCTGGTAAAAGAAATTGCCCTTATAAAAAAAGCTGCAGCAATGACAAATAAAAACTTGAAATTACTTGCCCCCGAAAAAGCTGATGCAATAATAAAATCAAGTGAGGAAATTATAGAAGGAAAATTTGATCATGAATTTAAAATAAGTGCATTTCAAGGTGGAGCTGGTACATCTACCAATATGAATGTAAATGAAGTTATTGCGAACCGATCAATTGAAATGCTCGGTGGTACTAAAGGAGATTACAATTTAGTACACCCCCTTAACCATGTTAATATGTCACAATCAACTAATGATGTTTATCCTTCTGCCCTTAGAATTGCTGCAATTAGGTTAATCAGAAAATTAAGTAATTCTTTGTCTAGTTTACAGGAAGCTCTCCAAATGAAAGAAAATGAGTTCTCAGATATAATAAAACTAGGAAGAACTCAATTAATGGATGCACTGCCAATGACAGCTGGGCAAAGTTTTGGAGCATATTCAAAAGCAATAGAAAGAGACCGTTGGAGAATATACAAAGTAGAAGAAAGATTAAGACAGATTAACCTTGGAGGTACTGCAATAGGAACGGGGCTCAATGCTACAAATAAATATGTATTTATGATAACAGATATTATTCAGGAGCTTACTGGCCTTGGCATAGCAAGGTCTGACTATCCTATGGATATTACTCAAAACTGCGATATATATGTAGAAACCTCAGGACTTTTAAAATCCTGCAGCGTGAATCTTATTAAGATTTCAAATGACTTGAGACTTCTGGGTTCAGGCCCTCGTGGGGGAATAGGAGAATTTATCTTGCCTAATATGCAAGCTGGTTCAACAATTATGCCAGGAAAAATAAACCCTGTTATTCCTGAAATGGTTGCACAGGTTAGCTTAAGAGTAATTGCTAATGATAGTGCTATAACTATGGCAAGCTCCATGGGACAATTAGAACTAAATGCATTTACACCACTTATAGCAGAATCCTTACTAGAATCTCTAGAGCTTCTTGATAGAAGCGTCATGATTTTTAAAGAGAAATGCATAATTGGACTTAAAGTAAATAAGGACAGATGCTACGAAAACTTAGAAAAATCCTTAGTTTCTGTAACTGCTTTAGTTCCTCATCTAGGTTATGATAAGGCCAGCTCAATATCAAAAAAGGCCTTAGCTAATGGAAAAACCATAAGAGAAATTCTATTAGAAGAACAAATATTGCCTGAGGAGATTATAGACAAGATATTATCTCCAGCTGAATTAATAAGAACTCATATACCTGGAAAATAA
- a CDS encoding DUF2164 domain-containing protein produces MIEKDKIKLTKEKREDMIVSIKEYFYTEREEELGDLASSHILNFIIDELALEFYNKGVYDSYQYMNRSIDDLLSIQKY; encoded by the coding sequence ATGATAGAAAAAGATAAGATTAAATTAACTAAGGAAAAACGAGAAGATATGATCGTTTCAATAAAAGAATATTTCTATACTGAGCGTGAAGAAGAATTAGGTGATTTAGCTTCAAGCCATATATTAAACTTCATCATAGATGAATTAGCATTAGAATTTTATAATAAAGGAGTCTATGATTCGTATCAATACATGAATAGAAGCATTGATGATTTATTATCAATACAAAAATATTAG
- the hydF gene encoding [FeFe] hydrogenase H-cluster maturation GTPase HydF, translated as MSLNTTPSGERVHIALFGMTNAGKSSIINALTNQEISIVSDVKGTTTDPVYKAIEILPIGPCMIIDTAGLDDESKLGESRKKKTLEVLSKTNVALVVIDSTIGVTENDTAIINEIKEKKIPMVCIFNKADQRSITKEEINNVEKEIDVPVVSVSALNKSGIEELKQKIIALIPDDEDKFKLVGDLISPGDIVVLVTPIDKAAPKGRLILPQQQTIRDIIESDAIAIVTKEHELRETLENLKKKPKLVITDSQVFLKASADTPKDIMLTSFSILQARYKGNLNELVKGAKVVESLEDGDSVLISEGCTHHRQCDDIGAVKIPRWVRQMTGKQINFEYSSGASFTDDISKYKLIIHCGGCMLNRAAMLSRIDNAVKHEIPIVNYGVLIGYVQGILERALEPFPLAKAIYDGDFS; from the coding sequence ATGAGTTTAAATACAACACCATCTGGAGAAAGAGTACATATTGCTCTGTTTGGCATGACAAACGCTGGGAAATCCAGTATTATAAATGCACTTACAAATCAAGAAATTTCTATTGTTTCTGACGTGAAAGGAACAACTACTGACCCTGTTTATAAAGCAATTGAAATTCTTCCAATAGGGCCTTGTATGATTATTGATACGGCAGGACTTGATGATGAAAGTAAATTAGGTGAGTCAAGAAAAAAGAAAACCCTTGAAGTCTTATCAAAGACAAATGTTGCATTAGTAGTAATAGACAGTACTATTGGAGTTACTGAAAATGATACAGCTATAATAAATGAAATAAAAGAAAAGAAAATACCTATGGTTTGTATTTTCAATAAGGCAGATCAAAGAAGTATAACAAAAGAAGAAATAAATAATGTTGAGAAAGAAATTGATGTTCCTGTTGTTTCTGTTTCTGCATTAAACAAAAGTGGCATAGAGGAACTTAAACAAAAAATTATAGCTTTAATACCAGACGATGAAGATAAATTCAAATTAGTAGGAGACCTTATAAGTCCAGGAGATATAGTTGTTCTTGTTACACCTATTGATAAAGCAGCTCCTAAAGGAAGACTTATTCTTCCACAGCAGCAAACTATAAGAGATATAATAGAAAGTGATGCTATAGCTATTGTAACGAAAGAACATGAATTAAGAGAAACCCTTGAAAATCTGAAGAAAAAACCTAAGCTTGTTATAACTGACTCACAAGTGTTTTTAAAGGCATCTGCAGATACACCTAAAGACATAATGCTTACATCATTTTCAATATTGCAGGCAAGATATAAAGGCAATCTTAATGAACTTGTAAAAGGTGCTAAAGTAGTAGAAAGTCTGGAAGATGGCGATAGTGTATTGATTTCAGAAGGATGCACTCATCATAGACAGTGTGACGATATTGGAGCAGTAAAAATCCCAAGATGGGTAAGACAAATGACAGGAAAGCAAATAAACTTTGAATATTCTTCAGGAGCTTCCTTTACTGATGATATTTCAAAATATAAGCTTATTATTCACTGTGGAGGATGTATGCTAAATAGAGCCGCCATGCTTTCAAGAATTGATAATGCAGTTAAACATGAGATTCCAATTGTTAATTATGGAGTACTTATAGGATATGTCCAAGGGATTTTAGAAAGAGCTCTTGAGCCATTCCCATTGGCAAAAGCAATATATGATGGTGATTTTAGCTAA
- a CDS encoding PucR family transcriptional regulator, whose product MQKKNDLYKKKYELYNSLFTENSIDGILNIGENFLGNAIFILDTSYHIIARSNLAKLDNSSIETHNGKSYLLLNIIQLMKKNKCIDNIYNSDNAFFYNSDEVLIFCSIRINNITVGYISVLQSKREFNAEDLELTNVLSKVFSIQLQKENLFISNSGLDEEYYLTDLLINRIDNIEYLTERLKYINFNLYENLIILSIPFKQKYNDYRDNYGLKELIRHLKNILRNCISTYYKDTIIFLISNEHKEVINDSLKETLLEFLKLNNLRCGISIVFESLLDIEDFFNQSIYALELSSCMKIDNNINYFEDYIEYYLFNMAMCTTNDLYQINLLTLVHPWIKKLIKFDAQNKSELFKTLKTYLENNRNANDTSSQLNIHRSTFFYRFNKIQSLLDISLGNNNNLFKLELSFKILDYNTLIKT is encoded by the coding sequence ATGCAGAAAAAAAATGATTTATATAAAAAAAAATACGAACTTTATAATAGTTTATTTACTGAAAATAGTATAGATGGAATTCTTAATATAGGTGAAAACTTTTTAGGTAATGCTATTTTTATTTTAGATACCAGTTATCACATTATCGCTCGCTCTAACCTAGCCAAACTTGATAATTCAAGTATAGAAACTCATAACGGGAAAAGTTACCTTTTGCTAAATATTATTCAATTAATGAAAAAAAATAAATGTATTGATAACATCTATAATTCAGATAATGCCTTTTTTTATAACTCAGACGAGGTTTTAATTTTTTGTTCTATCAGAATTAATAATATTACTGTTGGATACATATCTGTTTTACAAAGTAAAAGGGAATTCAATGCAGAAGATTTAGAATTGACAAATGTACTATCTAAGGTATTTTCCATTCAACTTCAAAAAGAAAACTTATTTATTAGTAATTCTGGATTGGATGAAGAATATTATTTAACAGATTTATTAATAAATAGAATAGATAATATTGAATACTTAACAGAACGATTAAAATATATAAATTTTAATTTATATGAAAACTTGATTATACTTTCAATACCATTTAAACAAAAATATAATGATTATAGAGATAATTACGGATTAAAGGAATTAATAAGGCATTTAAAAAATATACTAAGAAATTGTATTTCAACATATTATAAAGATACAATTATTTTTCTTATAAGCAATGAACATAAAGAGGTTATTAATGATTCTCTGAAAGAAACTCTCTTAGAATTTTTGAAGTTAAACAATTTACGGTGTGGTATTAGTATTGTTTTTGAAAGCTTATTAGATATAGAAGATTTTTTTAATCAATCTATATATGCCTTAGAGCTATCATCATGTATGAAAATAGATAATAATATAAATTATTTTGAAGATTATATAGAGTATTATTTATTTAATATGGCTATGTGTACAACTAATGATTTATATCAAATAAATTTATTAACTTTAGTTCACCCTTGGATAAAAAAACTCATTAAATTTGATGCTCAAAATAAATCAGAATTATTTAAAACTCTAAAAACTTATCTAGAAAATAATAGAAATGCTAATGATACATCTAGCCAACTAAATATACATAGAAGTACATTCTTTTACCGTTTTAATAAAATCCAAAGTTTACTTGATATATCATTAGGCAACAATAATAACCTATTCAAATTAGAACTGTCATTTAAAATTTTAGATTATAATACATTAATAAAAACCTAA
- a CDS encoding flavodoxin family protein, which yields MAFTILGITAGRKDSNSEILLKEALLACQEQGAEVKMINLRDYNIMECSGCTACTHGMSSGKNVGCTLSKKDDKQAIMDVMLNVDAIIASAPTYDLMPTATFSKFMHRNLAYESAFLESIGAIEHKDRVAGLIAVGGSTRSWQSMALESMQATCFTNDFKVVDMYLATRVPAPKQCLLHDDMIERAHKMGENIMKSLKTPVAERDWLGDEGMGWCPHCHSNALILGEPQWDGLYFPVECQVCGAGGNLEKTEEGKWKFVIQEDGLSRDRTDTEGRQHHVKEIMHTQGGFYTEENLSTVKEKFGKYKELKFPTIEIN from the coding sequence ATGGCTTTTACAATACTCGGTATCACAGCAGGAAGAAAGGATTCAAATTCTGAAATTTTATTAAAGGAAGCATTATTAGCTTGTCAAGAACAAGGTGCAGAAGTTAAAATGATCAATTTAAGAGATTACAACATTATGGAATGTTCAGGATGCACAGCTTGTACACATGGTATGAGTAGTGGAAAAAATGTTGGATGTACATTAAGTAAAAAAGATGATAAGCAGGCAATCATGGATGTTATGTTAAATGTAGATGCTATAATTGCATCAGCGCCAACATATGATTTAATGCCAACAGCAACATTTTCAAAATTTATGCATAGAAATCTTGCATATGAATCAGCATTTTTAGAATCAATCGGAGCAATTGAACATAAAGACAGAGTTGCTGGATTAATTGCAGTTGGAGGATCTACTCGTTCATGGCAGTCAATGGCTTTAGAAAGTATGCAAGCTACATGTTTCACAAATGACTTTAAAGTAGTAGATATGTATCTAGCAACAAGAGTACCAGCTCCAAAACAATGTTTATTGCATGATGATATGATAGAACGTGCTCATAAGATGGGTGAAAATATCATGAAATCATTAAAAACACCAGTAGCAGAAAGAGACTGGCTTGGTGATGAAGGTATGGGATGGTGTCCACATTGTCATTCAAATGCACTAATTTTAGGGGAACCACAATGGGATGGATTATATTTCCCAGTTGAATGTCAAGTTTGTGGTGCAGGCGGAAATTTAGAAAAGACAGAAGAAGGTAAGTGGAAGTTTGTAATTCAAGAAGATGGATTAAGTCGTGACCGTACAGATACTGAAGGAAGACAACATCATGTAAAGGAAATTATGCATACACAAGGTGGCTTCTATACAGAAGAAAATTTGTCAACTGTTAAAGAAAAGTTTGGTAAGTATAAGGAATTAAAATTTCCTACAATTGAAATAAATTAA